Proteins encoded in a region of the Moritella marina ATCC 15381 genome:
- a CDS encoding heteromeric transposase endonuclease subunit TnsA: MKRRVDITHALRDRWIEIWKLENQRSPHWVSFIKSQDMKSSGSKSRTPDFAEPGQDRDLLSTNERHFFYRLRFSGELLWIKEQYPLLSLERSAAIAKQLGVRHPTYPYTANVQVVMTSDFYCRSIIGNKIVYSIKDSEAYKKLTKRQKANLEIKLKIEQVFWESQGVKWHLIMSEDIKTIFSQNLEQLFSFYSIDLKLTILLPRWLSSFESLIKDHDDISLSDLISELADQINLSYQDSVAIFEHCIWHKKIIADLNQLLRFEKSAAEFKLRVNAYG; the protein is encoded by the coding sequence ATGAAGAGAAGAGTTGATATTACTCATGCATTGAGAGACAGATGGATTGAAATTTGGAAATTAGAGAATCAGCGCAGTCCTCACTGGGTGTCTTTCATTAAAAGCCAAGACATGAAGTCCTCAGGTTCTAAGTCTCGAACACCTGATTTTGCTGAACCAGGGCAGGATAGAGATCTACTTTCAACAAATGAACGTCACTTTTTCTATCGATTAAGATTTTCAGGAGAATTATTATGGATTAAAGAGCAATACCCTCTATTGTCTCTTGAGCGTTCCGCCGCTATAGCAAAGCAACTTGGTGTTCGTCATCCCACCTATCCGTATACCGCGAATGTGCAAGTCGTTATGACTAGTGATTTTTACTGTAGATCGATTATAGGTAACAAAATTGTTTATTCAATTAAAGATTCTGAGGCTTATAAAAAACTAACAAAAAGGCAGAAAGCTAACCTAGAGATCAAACTAAAAATAGAACAAGTATTTTGGGAATCCCAAGGCGTTAAGTGGCACCTGATCATGAGTGAAGATATAAAAACAATATTCTCTCAAAATTTAGAACAGCTTTTTTCTTTTTACTCAATCGATTTGAAATTAACTATATTGCTGCCACGTTGGCTGAGCAGTTTTGAATCCTTAATTAAGGATCATGATGATATATCGCTTAGTGACTTAATTTCAGAGTTAGCAGATCAAATAAATTTAAGCTATCAGGACTCCGTAGCTATTTTTGAACACTGCATATGGCACAAAAAAATAATAGCAGATCTTAATCAATTACTTCGATTTGAAAAATCAGCAGCAGAATTTAAATTGAGGGTTAATGCGTATGGATGA
- a CDS encoding esterase/lipase family protein codes for MAKIKLLSDSKKLANKHVIFVHGLGGDSDKTWLSRSAQKEAWPLWLIEDNEELNIWSIGYSAPKLKLTDGGMGLIDLASNIFERIIVTKELLEGELIFICHSLGGLIVKQIVRIANEQVKNNLAQEFIGRVSGIAFLATPHLGSDIALMANQPISSLLIRGFTTLGPSAATASLSRNDPNLRALNTWYREWSHHSNIRHLVLIETKKLYGILKVVKPDSADPGFVGTRPVPIKADHEQICKPIDKDDDVYVHVSNFIAQKKRANHEVWLTSKFTSDVNSWEGYANWAKCPLGVSEEYLVDDKVRLIDSSSKNSEGLNGLEGLNALRKKLLVSNSSIRLVGLSGVGKTRFAQALFDDRIGENPIPIESVFYTDMANGPSPAPRELVEKLVSEGKKAQIVVDNCPPELHRVLTSASTADGSKVSLLTIEYDIREDQPEQTEVYSLEPSSIDLIEKIINARYNYLGQQNSRTISEFSGGNSRIAIALAETIDKDENISSLKDEELFKRLFHQRHDKEKSLEKTAQVLSLVYSFQINSDKIYSDDITFMSNLFEISPKEIYQAAIELKRRNLVQQRSIWMAVLPHPIANKLAKHALENISPAIILSNFNETTDERLLKSFSRRLGYLPQCYEAEVIINNWFSKDGLFDKLYSNNRNDLVWVLIGNIAPISVKEVLNYIEQLAKQPDFCTRHNKQYIDITRLIRSISYEVQHFDQCAKLLCKFALSENKGENNNSIREILKSLFQLYLSGTHATKEQRLNVINGLINTATQTHQELALELLDSSLEASHFSSSYNFDFGANSRDFGYTPKTNQDIKDWYTLFINYTVKLITSGSSSSIPAKEILGKNLRSLWRQNNLRDLIESSCLKIVSSGMWNDGFSAINSILRFDCKSSDENEIERLKSLAEQLSPKSIIDDIEMYVLADKWAFYELEEFDDEGKLIEHGYKKGEEYSQELGFKLAGTDSELLESLLTILLSYGGTSSNLFEFGTGCAQGIQNNNELLYITVAALEQIPEKKRNLDFLRGQINYLSKHNIELTNTFLDNLIVNPILKQHFIWVQLSYTINSEAIIRILKDLKENISPIWMYKNLACGRKHEPIPDDILCDILDLIWQKSDGQEVAIDLLSMRFHGFKNKKDYIVSDLLKSKSASLLALFDYSKKRNHFNNKDYSFTQIANVCFSNNTNKDHAVSVFTNIKKRILDHTIGRIDLPDFLSAMIQMHPILALEVFIGDGSEVSPLLRNAIKSRFDKKTSPFSTVETQSTLEWCDKNPEDRYLKLASIITPDRSTEQSIEWTPLAIELLKNAPEPIKVLDEYSSNLYPTSWTGSRAQILESKLPLFDVLIIHIRDEVSAWATDKKTQWQDLIKNEYLKESEREKETSERFEW; via the coding sequence ATGGCAAAAATTAAATTACTTTCAGACAGTAAAAAATTAGCGAATAAGCATGTGATTTTTGTTCATGGTTTAGGCGGTGATTCAGATAAAACATGGTTAAGCCGTAGTGCTCAAAAAGAAGCTTGGCCTTTATGGTTAATTGAAGATAACGAAGAACTTAATATTTGGTCAATTGGGTATTCCGCACCAAAACTTAAGCTTACCGATGGAGGGATGGGCTTAATCGATCTTGCTAGTAATATTTTTGAACGAATTATCGTGACCAAAGAACTACTTGAAGGTGAGTTAATCTTTATTTGTCACAGCCTAGGTGGGTTGATAGTTAAACAAATAGTAAGAATTGCAAATGAACAGGTTAAAAATAATCTTGCTCAAGAATTTATAGGTCGAGTGTCCGGCATCGCATTTTTAGCTACTCCGCATTTGGGTTCAGATATTGCTTTAATGGCGAATCAGCCTATATCTAGCTTACTAATACGAGGATTTACAACGTTAGGGCCATCAGCAGCGACAGCATCATTAAGTCGCAACGACCCTAATCTGAGAGCATTGAATACTTGGTATCGAGAATGGAGTCACCATTCTAATATTAGACATTTAGTCCTTATCGAAACTAAAAAATTATATGGCATTCTCAAAGTTGTAAAACCGGACAGTGCAGACCCTGGTTTCGTAGGTACTCGCCCTGTTCCAATAAAAGCGGACCATGAACAAATCTGTAAACCAATAGACAAAGATGATGATGTTTATGTTCACGTAAGTAATTTCATAGCTCAAAAAAAAAGAGCTAATCATGAAGTTTGGCTAACATCAAAATTTACTAGTGACGTCAACTCATGGGAAGGATACGCCAATTGGGCAAAATGTCCTCTCGGAGTATCAGAAGAATATCTAGTAGACGACAAAGTACGGTTAATTGACTCATCATCAAAAAATAGTGAAGGTTTAAACGGCTTAGAAGGTCTGAATGCTTTACGTAAAAAATTATTAGTTAGTAACTCATCGATAAGACTGGTTGGTTTGTCTGGAGTAGGTAAAACTAGATTCGCGCAAGCATTATTCGATGATCGCATAGGTGAGAACCCAATACCGATTGAAAGTGTCTTTTATACAGATATGGCTAACGGGCCTTCACCAGCACCTAGAGAACTGGTCGAAAAACTAGTATCTGAAGGTAAAAAAGCTCAAATAGTTGTCGATAATTGCCCTCCTGAATTACACCGAGTATTAACATCCGCAAGTACTGCTGATGGTAGTAAAGTAAGCCTATTAACAATCGAGTATGACATTAGAGAAGATCAACCTGAACAAACAGAAGTATACTCTCTCGAACCATCATCAATAGATCTAATAGAAAAAATAATCAACGCTAGATATAATTATTTAGGGCAACAAAACTCAAGAACTATCAGTGAATTCTCTGGCGGTAACTCAAGAATAGCAATAGCCTTAGCCGAAACGATTGACAAAGACGAAAACATTTCTAGCTTAAAAGATGAAGAGCTTTTCAAAAGGTTATTTCACCAGCGTCACGACAAAGAGAAGTCACTTGAAAAAACAGCTCAGGTTTTATCGTTAGTCTATTCTTTTCAGATTAACAGCGATAAGATCTATAGTGATGATATAACTTTCATGAGTAATTTATTTGAAATCTCACCAAAAGAGATATATCAGGCTGCTATAGAACTAAAACGACGAAACCTAGTGCAACAGCGCAGTATATGGATGGCAGTATTACCTCACCCCATAGCTAATAAACTAGCTAAACATGCTTTAGAAAATATAAGCCCAGCTATAATTTTAAGTAACTTTAATGAAACTACAGATGAAAGACTTTTAAAGTCTTTTTCTAGACGCCTAGGCTATTTACCTCAATGTTATGAAGCTGAAGTTATTATTAACAATTGGTTTAGCAAAGATGGTTTATTCGATAAGTTATATTCAAATAATCGAAACGATTTAGTATGGGTATTAATTGGGAATATTGCACCGATTTCAGTAAAAGAAGTTTTGAATTACATTGAACAATTAGCCAAACAACCTGATTTTTGTACTAGACATAACAAGCAATATATCGATATTACAAGACTCATCAGGTCAATTTCATATGAAGTACAGCATTTTGATCAATGTGCAAAATTACTCTGCAAATTCGCATTATCTGAAAATAAAGGAGAAAATAACAACTCCATTAGAGAAATTTTAAAATCATTATTTCAGCTTTACCTTTCAGGTACGCACGCAACAAAAGAGCAACGCCTAAATGTCATAAATGGCTTGATTAATACTGCCACCCAAACTCATCAAGAGCTCGCTTTAGAGCTTTTAGACTCATCTCTTGAAGCATCGCACTTTTCTTCTAGCTATAATTTCGATTTCGGTGCCAATTCAAGAGACTTTGGCTATACCCCAAAGACTAATCAAGATATTAAAGACTGGTATACTTTATTTATTAACTATACGGTTAAATTAATCACTAGCGGTTCATCAAGCTCAATACCAGCAAAAGAAATACTAGGAAAAAACCTGCGTAGCTTGTGGCGACAAAATAATTTAAGAGACTTAATTGAAAGCTCTTGTTTAAAAATAGTGAGTTCAGGAATGTGGAATGATGGCTTTTCTGCAATAAATTCAATCTTAAGATTTGATTGTAAATCTTCAGATGAAAACGAAATAGAAAGACTGAAATCGCTCGCTGAACAACTATCACCTAAATCTATAATTGATGATATAGAAATGTATGTTCTGGCTGACAAATGGGCGTTCTATGAGCTAGAGGAATTTGATGATGAAGGTAAATTAATTGAACATGGATATAAAAAAGGAGAGGAATACTCCCAAGAATTAGGTTTCAAATTAGCTGGTACTGATAGCGAGTTATTGGAAAGTTTATTAACCATTTTACTTTCATATGGCGGTACTAGTTCTAATTTATTCGAGTTTGGAACAGGATGTGCTCAGGGTATTCAGAACAATAATGAACTATTATATATAACAGTCGCAGCACTAGAACAGATTCCTGAAAAAAAGCGTAACCTCGACTTCTTGCGTGGCCAAATAAATTATCTTTCAAAGCATAATATCGAACTTACTAATACTTTCTTAGACAACCTAATAGTTAACCCAATACTAAAACAACACTTTATATGGGTTCAGCTAAGTTACACGATTAATTCCGAGGCTATTATTCGTATCCTTAAGGATTTAAAAGAAAATATATCTCCAATTTGGATGTACAAAAACTTAGCTTGTGGACGTAAGCACGAACCTATACCTGACGACATACTCTGTGATATTTTGGATTTGATTTGGCAGAAAAGTGATGGCCAAGAAGTAGCTATAGATTTATTATCCATGCGTTTTCATGGATTTAAAAATAAAAAAGACTATATAGTTTCTGATTTACTTAAGAGTAAGTCAGCTTCATTACTAGCATTATTCGATTACTCAAAGAAAAGAAACCACTTTAATAACAAAGATTATAGCTTTACTCAAATAGCAAACGTTTGCTTTTCAAACAATACTAACAAAGACCATGCTGTTTCAGTTTTTACTAATATCAAAAAACGTATTTTAGACCACACAATTGGTCGTATCGATCTTCCTGATTTCCTGTCTGCAATGATTCAGATGCATCCAATATTAGCTCTTGAAGTATTCATCGGTGATGGAAGTGAAGTTAGCCCTCTACTAAGAAATGCAATAAAAAGTAGATTCGACAAAAAAACAAGCCCATTTTCAACGGTTGAAACCCAAAGTACACTAGAATGGTGTGATAAAAACCCTGAAGATCGCTATCTCAAACTAGCATCAATTATTACCCCCGACCGCTCTACTGAACAATCCATAGAATGGACTCCGCTCGCTATCGAATTATTAAAAAACGCACCAGAGCCAATTAAGGTTCTTGATGAATATTCATCGAATCTTTACCCCACCTCATGGACAGGCTCTAGAGCACAAATCCTTGAATCAAAACTACCTTTGTTTGATGTATTAATAATACATATAAGAGATGAAGTATCAGCTTGGGCTACAGACAAGAAAACTCAATGGCAAGATTTAATAAAAAATGAGTATCTAAAAGAAAGTGAGCGGGAAAAAGAAACTAGTGAAAGGTTTGAATGGTAA